In one window of Acidobacteriota bacterium DNA:
- a CDS encoding NAD(P)/FAD-dependent oxidoreductase, producing the protein MPYDVAVVGGGPAGARVAWRLARAGAHVALVDGSHPREKPCGGGVTGRALRLVSAQLSGAPVPHGVAVERAVFVQNGARAVVSLPASPPPAHGTAVTSGTALIIFPRADFDGRLYDSAVAAGAAPVHERARDVEATSTGARVRLERGAAIEARWIVGADGANSLVRRRLLAPFSRAELSIATGFFVHGPTSRDIIVEFESRPAGYLWSFPRADHLAVGICAQADRSTAAELRAVASRWIARERFEGTPEPYSWPIPSLSARAIEQQRPAGHGWLLVGDAAGLVDPITREGIFFALQSADLAADAILGGRDVPARFRESLGDEILPELARAAALKDGFFQPRLTGLLIHALRASPKIGAVMADLVAGEQPYRTLARRLLRTFEFGLALELARLRRARR; encoded by the coding sequence GTGCCGTACGACGTAGCAGTAGTGGGCGGCGGTCCGGCAGGGGCGCGCGTGGCGTGGCGCCTGGCGCGCGCCGGCGCGCACGTGGCGCTCGTCGATGGCAGCCACCCGCGCGAGAAACCGTGCGGCGGCGGTGTGACAGGCCGGGCGCTGCGGCTCGTTTCCGCGCAGCTTTCGGGGGCACCGGTGCCACACGGCGTAGCGGTCGAGCGCGCCGTGTTCGTGCAGAACGGTGCGCGCGCCGTGGTGAGCCTGCCGGCTTCCCCGCCGCCGGCCCACGGGACCGCCGTGACGTCCGGGACGGCGCTGATCATTTTCCCGCGCGCGGATTTCGACGGGCGGCTTTACGACAGTGCTGTCGCGGCAGGCGCCGCCCCCGTGCACGAGCGCGCGCGTGATGTGGAGGCGACATCCACCGGCGCGCGCGTGCGGCTGGAACGCGGTGCCGCGATCGAGGCGCGGTGGATCGTGGGCGCCGACGGCGCGAACAGCCTGGTGCGGCGCCGCCTGCTGGCGCCGTTCAGCCGCGCGGAACTGTCGATCGCGACCGGCTTTTTCGTGCACGGGCCGACGTCGCGGGACATCATCGTCGAATTCGAGAGCCGTCCGGCCGGATACCTCTGGTCGTTTCCGCGCGCGGATCACCTCGCGGTCGGCATCTGCGCGCAGGCCGATCGGTCCACGGCGGCCGAACTGCGCGCGGTGGCGAGTCGATGGATCGCACGCGAGCGTTTCGAGGGAACCCCCGAGCCGTACAGCTGGCCCATCCCGTCACTCTCTGCCAGGGCGATCGAGCAGCAGCGCCCTGCGGGGCACGGCTGGCTCCTTGTCGGCGATGCGGCAGGGCTGGTCGATCCGATCACGCGCGAGGGCATCTTTTTCGCCCTGCAGTCGGCCGACCTGGCCGCCGATGCGATTCTCGGCGGACGCGATGTGCCCGCACGTTTCCGCGAATCGCTCGGCGACGAGATCCTGCCGGAGCTCGCGCGCGCGGCCGCCCTCAAGGATGGGTTCTTTCAGCCCAGGTTGACCGGTCTGCTGATTCACGCACTCCGGGCGAGCCCGAAGATCGGCGCCGTGATGGCGGACCTCGTCGCGGGCGAACAGCCGTACCGCACGCTGGCGCGCCGGCTGCTGCGCACCTTCGAGTTCGGGTTGGCCCTTGAACTCGCGCGGCTCAGACGCGCGCGGCGGTAG
- the selB gene encoding selenocysteine-specific translation elongation factor translates to TAGHIDHGKSTLVRALTGIDPDRLKEEKARGITIDLGFAHAEVDDVHIAFVDVPGHERFVKNMLAGIGGIDAVLLVIAADESVMPQTREHFDICRLLRIPSGVIALTKSDLVDADTLELATLEARELVADTFLAGAPVIPVSATTGAGLDALRRALAMLRGGREGAASGEAVRLPIDRVFSMKGFGTVVTGTLVSGQLRQDDELVVAPAGRRVKVRGLQVHGRAASVVRAGHRVAANLGGVEVAELTRGETLITPGALEPTRRADAVLDLLPSAKPLRHGARVRFHHGTAELLGRVTLASGAELAPGERGHIRIRLESPTVLARGDRFILRAYSPPVTIAGGAVLDPSPPRGGTRTEAGRRRMAAIDEAVGAKRVAAALIEEAGGAGLPRSALAARSGVAHREVGPLVRALEAEGVARDLGPVVVAARVLDELARDVLADLEEHHRAQPLSEGLPREELRTRRFSRAADAVFDAVLDELAAGGKIAGRDRVALATHRVELSPEEQRARDAIESAFRRAALTPASAADVATSLGLDTALVDRVVKLLTRQRVLVRVEGLLFHGDALARLKRDVLALKSGSQPAQVDVGSFKETFGVSRKFAIPLLEYLDRERVTRRVGDTRVIL, encoded by the coding sequence GCACCGCCGGGCACATCGATCACGGCAAGAGCACGCTCGTTCGCGCGCTCACCGGGATCGATCCCGACCGGCTGAAGGAGGAAAAAGCGCGCGGCATCACGATCGACCTCGGGTTCGCGCACGCGGAGGTGGACGACGTCCACATCGCGTTCGTGGACGTGCCCGGGCACGAACGGTTCGTCAAGAACATGCTCGCCGGCATCGGGGGGATCGACGCCGTGCTGCTCGTCATCGCGGCCGACGAATCGGTGATGCCGCAGACGCGCGAGCATTTCGACATCTGCCGGCTGCTGCGCATTCCCTCAGGCGTCATCGCGCTCACCAAGTCCGACCTGGTCGATGCCGACACGCTGGAGCTCGCCACGCTCGAAGCGCGCGAGCTGGTGGCGGACACGTTTCTCGCCGGCGCGCCCGTCATTCCCGTTTCGGCGACAACCGGAGCGGGACTCGACGCGCTGCGGCGCGCGCTGGCGATGCTGCGCGGCGGGCGTGAAGGCGCCGCCTCCGGCGAGGCCGTACGGCTTCCGATCGACCGCGTGTTTTCAATGAAGGGCTTCGGCACGGTGGTCACCGGCACGCTCGTGTCCGGGCAGCTGCGCCAGGACGACGAGCTTGTCGTCGCGCCGGCGGGGCGCCGCGTGAAAGTGCGCGGCTTGCAGGTGCACGGGCGGGCCGCGAGCGTCGTGCGCGCCGGGCATCGGGTCGCCGCGAACCTGGGCGGCGTCGAGGTCGCGGAGCTCACGCGCGGCGAGACACTCATCACGCCGGGCGCGCTCGAGCCGACGCGACGCGCGGACGCGGTGCTGGACCTCCTGCCGTCGGCAAAGCCGTTGCGCCATGGCGCGCGCGTGCGATTTCACCACGGGACCGCCGAGCTGCTCGGACGCGTGACGCTCGCGTCGGGAGCCGAACTCGCGCCTGGGGAGCGCGGGCATATCCGGATCCGCCTCGAGTCGCCGACCGTGCTCGCACGTGGAGACCGGTTCATCCTGCGCGCGTATTCCCCCCCCGTCACAATCGCCGGAGGCGCGGTGCTCGATCCGTCTCCTCCGCGGGGCGGCACGCGCACGGAGGCGGGACGCCGGCGGATGGCCGCGATCGACGAGGCGGTGGGCGCGAAGCGTGTTGCCGCGGCGCTGATCGAAGAAGCCGGGGGAGCGGGGCTGCCGCGTTCGGCGCTCGCCGCCCGGAGCGGCGTGGCACATCGTGAGGTGGGCCCGCTCGTGCGAGCGCTGGAAGCCGAGGGCGTTGCGCGCGATCTCGGCCCGGTTGTCGTGGCGGCGCGCGTTCTCGACGAGCTCGCTCGTGACGTGCTCGCGGACCTGGAGGAGCACCACCGCGCCCAGCCGCTTTCCGAGGGGCTGCCCCGCGAGGAACTGCGCACGCGCCGCTTCTCGCGCGCGGCCGACGCCGTCTTCGACGCCGTCCTCGACGAGCTTGCAGCCGGCGGAAAGATTGCCGGCCGTGATCGCGTGGCGCTGGCCACGCACCGGGTCGAGCTGTCTCCCGAGGAACAGCGCGCGCGCGACGCCATCGAGAGCGCGTTTCGCCGCGCGGCGCTCACGCCGGCGTCAGCCGCGGACGTTGCGACCTCGCTCGGGCTCGACACGGCCCTGGTCGATCGCGTGGTGAAGCTGTTGACGCGGCAGCGCGTGCTCGTCCGCGTGGAAGGCCTGCTCTTCCACGGCGATGCGCTCGCGAGGCTGAAGCGCGACGTGCTGGCGCTCAAGTCCGGGAGTCAGCCGGCACAAGTCGATGTCGGGTCCTTCAAGGAGACGTTCGGGGTCTCGCGCAAATTCGCGATCCCGCTGCTGGAGTACCTCGACCGGGAACGCGTGACGCGACGCGTGGGGGACACACGCGTTATTCTCTGA
- a CDS encoding VWA domain-containing protein, which yields MRAIVAPTAVLAALSFGGASAAGPQFATQVNLVEVYATVTDERGNVVTNLGREDFDVLEDGLRQQVTAFTRGEFPLAAAVAIDRSFSMGAERLAAAKSAARILLGALRPADEAMVIAIGSEIEALAPLSTDRRAQYRAVDGLDRWGTTSLHDAIIEALNAIQPARGRRALVLLSDGDDRYSEASAGDALARARNADVLIYPIAISARRPPLFSELAALTGGRSAHLRDARALPQALREIAEELRHQYLLGYTPTRPLDDRGEWRAITVRVRKPGLQVRARDGYLVH from the coding sequence TTGCGGGCGATTGTAGCACCAACGGCCGTGCTGGCGGCGCTGTCGTTCGGTGGCGCCTCCGCCGCCGGGCCGCAGTTCGCCACGCAGGTGAACCTGGTCGAGGTCTACGCCACGGTGACCGACGAGCGCGGGAACGTCGTGACGAACCTCGGGCGCGAGGACTTCGATGTCCTCGAGGACGGCCTGCGGCAGCAGGTGACGGCGTTCACTCGCGGTGAGTTTCCGCTGGCCGCTGCCGTGGCCATCGACCGGAGTTTCAGCATGGGGGCGGAGCGGCTGGCCGCCGCCAAGAGCGCCGCGCGCATCCTCCTCGGCGCGCTGCGGCCGGCAGACGAAGCGATGGTGATCGCGATCGGCAGCGAGATCGAGGCGCTGGCGCCGCTCTCAACGGATCGTCGCGCGCAGTACCGGGCGGTGGACGGGCTCGATCGCTGGGGCACGACGTCGCTCCACGACGCGATCATCGAAGCGCTGAACGCGATCCAGCCGGCGCGCGGGCGCCGCGCGCTCGTGCTGCTGTCGGACGGCGACGATCGCTACAGCGAGGCAAGCGCCGGCGACGCGCTCGCGCGGGCGCGCAACGCCGACGTGCTCATCTATCCCATCGCGATCAGCGCGCGGCGGCCGCCGCTCTTCTCCGAACTCGCCGCCCTGACCGGCGGCCGCTCCGCTCATCTGCGCGACGCGCGCGCCTTGCCGCAGGCACTGCGGGAGATCGCCGAGGAGCTGCGACACCAGTACCTCCTTGGCTACACGCCGACGCGCCCGCTCGACGACAGGGGCGAGTGGCGCGCCATCACCGTGCGGGTGAGGAAACCAGGCCTGCAAGTCCGCGCCCGCGACGGCTATCTGGTGCACTAA
- a CDS encoding TonB family protein translates to MALQADAGQRPQGFLNERQLFVVPRERRLGALSASFLVHVGGAILAVIISRLPPPESTQVFRPTNPDQIVWLTTPGPGGGGGGGGNQNPAPVQKLEVPGKEKLSVPVDKKPDLTPPEKPKDEPKPEPTLNIPAQTMASALATLPGTLEGLPAPTASQGTGSGGGAGTGSGTGSGSGQGSGLGEGFGGGTGGGYYRPGSGVEIPRIINEVKPQYTADAMRAKVQGVVEMEAVVMPDGTVGEVHVTRSLDRTFGLDQKAIEAVKQWRFAPGTRLGKPVAVLVTIELTFTLR, encoded by the coding sequence GTGGCCCTCCAAGCAGACGCGGGACAGAGGCCGCAGGGCTTTCTGAATGAGCGTCAGCTCTTCGTCGTGCCGCGAGAGAGACGGCTCGGCGCGCTGAGTGCCTCGTTCCTCGTGCATGTGGGCGGCGCGATCCTGGCCGTCATCATCTCGCGGTTGCCGCCGCCCGAATCGACACAGGTCTTCCGGCCCACCAATCCAGACCAGATTGTGTGGCTGACCACACCCGGACCAGGCGGCGGTGGCGGCGGTGGGGGGAACCAGAACCCGGCGCCTGTCCAGAAGCTCGAGGTCCCTGGCAAGGAAAAGCTGAGCGTCCCGGTCGACAAGAAGCCTGACCTCACGCCGCCCGAAAAGCCGAAGGACGAGCCGAAGCCCGAGCCGACCCTCAACATTCCGGCCCAAACGATGGCCTCCGCCCTCGCCACGCTTCCCGGCACCCTCGAAGGACTACCGGCGCCGACTGCCTCGCAGGGCACCGGTTCCGGTGGCGGAGCGGGCACGGGCTCGGGGACCGGCAGCGGATCGGGGCAGGGCAGCGGCCTGGGCGAAGGGTTCGGCGGGGGGACGGGCGGCGGGTATTACCGCCCCGGCAGCGGCGTCGAAATCCCGCGGATCATCAACGAGGTCAAGCCGCAGTACACCGCTGACGCGATGCGCGCCAAGGTCCAGGGTGTCGTCGAGATGGAGGCGGTGGTGATGCCGGACGGCACGGTGGGCGAGGTGCACGTCACGCGCTCGCTGGATCGCACCTTCGGCCTCGATCAGAAGGCCATCGAAGCGGTCAAACAGTGGCGCTTCGCTCCGGGCACGCGCCTCGGCAAGCCGGTCGCGGTGCTCGTGACCATCGAGCTGACGTTCACGTTGCGCTAG
- the tatA gene encoding twin-arginine translocase TatA/TatE family subunit gives MFGRLGLPEMLIILFIIILIFGANRLPEIGRGIGRGIRNFKDATKDGARKDDA, from the coding sequence ATGTTCGGCCGCCTCGGCTTGCCCGAGATGCTCATCATCCTCTTCATCATCATCCTGATCTTCGGCGCGAACCGCCTGCCGGAGATCGGCAGGGGGATCGGAAGGGGCATCCGGAACTTCAAGGACGCCACGAAGGACGGCGCGCGCAAAGACGACGCCTGA